In Leptolyngbya subtilissima AS-A7, the sequence CTAAGGGGGCCGATCTGGAGAAGTTTAGCCGCTTCCACCGGGGCATGTTAGAGCGCGGCGTCTACTTGGCACCGTCGCAGTTTGAGGCCGGGTTTACTTCCTTAGCCCACACCGACGCGGATATTGACGCCACGATCGCAGCCGCCCGCGACGTGCTGGCAACCCTGTAACTCGTTCAGTCTGGTGCGTCACCGCTCGGGGTGACGCACCCCAGGACAGTTAGCCCACCTAAAGCAAAACCCCGGATTCTCGAAGAATCCGGGGTTTTTAGGTTGCTCTAAAACTACGACATCGCCTGGATGATGTAGTCAAAGTAGGGCTGAGCTTCGGCGGCGTCTTCGTCAGACAGCAGATTCAGAGAAGCCTCTTTTAGGCAGCGGATGGCTTCAGCCATGCCGGGCACGGGTACGTCTAGAGCGTTGTACATTTCGCGGACGCCCACAATGCCAATGGCCTCAATGGGGGTCTGGTCACCAGCCAGCACGCCGTAGGTGACGAGGCGCAGGTACCAGCCGTAGTCACGAATGCAGAGAGACCGCTGCTTTTGACCATAGGCATTGCCGCCGGGGGCGATGAAGTCGGGTCGTCGCCGCCATAGCTCTCTGCTGGCCTGGTCAACAATCTTTTTCTCGTTTTCAGACAAAGTAGCGGCAATGCGGGTGCGCTGCTCGCCAGTCTTCAAAAATTCTTCAATGGCCTTGAGCTCGCCGGTGGTTGGGTAGCGCAGCTCGTCGTCGGCATTCAAAATAACTTGGCTAACAACAGACATAGTTAAAAATGACGGGATGACCTTTTTCCATAGCTAGTTTAGCGACTTGGGGGCCATCAGGGAAAGCTAAATTCTCATTTAGTTGTCGATGCTAACGGCGCTCCGAGTGGGTTTGCCGTGGCGAGAACTAGGCTAAAACGTCCATTCTATAGGGAATTTTTAGGGATTACGCAATATTCTTCTGGTGAGAAAACAGGGGGATTTCGTAACGCTTTTGCAACAATCGATTAGGTGAAAAGGTCAGCGCGGGGGCGGAAGCGTTCGGTTTGGCGGAGCTCTTCGTAAAGAGCTTTTTCGCGATCGCTTAGCCCCGTCGGCACTACCACCTCTAGCTCCACAATCTGATCGCCCCGGTCTCGGCCAACGGGATAGCCCCGCCCCGGCAGCTGGATAATTTGTCCGGTTTGCGCTCCCTGGGGTAGGGGGGTGCGCAAGGGACCATCCAGCGTGGGGATATCGATGGTGCTGCCTAGGGCAGCTTCGCTGGGGGTGATGGGCACACGGCAATACACATCGTTGCCTCGGAGGGTGTAGAAGGGATGGGGGTCAACCTGAATGCGCAGGTACAAGTTGCCACCGCCCACACCCTGGCCCCGCAAGCGAATGCGCTGACCAGTGACCATGCCAGCGGGCATATTGACCTCTAGCGATCGCCCATCCTCTAGGCGAATACGCTCGCGCCCGCCTCGAAAGGCTTTTTCTAGGGGAACAGTGAGGTCGGCCTCGGCATCGCGGCGGCCAGTAGTAGTAGATGGGCTATAGGTAGCGGTATTGGCCGCATAGCCGTCGTCATCGCTAGCGCTACGGCGGGCTGGGCGACGGTTGAGAAGCTGGTCAACAAAAACATTGAAGTCGGGAAATTCGCCAAAGCCAAAGTCTTCTAAGGAAATCCGCCCACCGAAAAAATCGCTGACGACAGATTTACCCTGGCCTTTCTTAAAGCCCTCCTGCTGCCAGTACTCGCTGAATTTCTCGTACTGGGCGCGTTTTTCGTCGTCGGAGAGCACGGTGTAGGCTTCGCTGATCAGCTTGAACTGATCCTCTGCGGCCTGGTCGCCAGGGTTGAGGTCGGGGTGGTACTGTCGGGCGAGCTTGCGGTAGGCCTGCTTGATGTCACTAAACGTTGCTTCTCTGGAAACCCCCAGAATGTCGTAGTAGTTCCGAAAGTTCTCCATGCAGGGTGGATAGGTGGGCGGGTAGGGGGTAGATGAGTGGATGGGTAGGCGGGTAGGGGAGTGGATGGTTCTGTTGGCCGGTTCGCTCCCCTAGCTGGCAGGGCGAAGTGAAGGGTGGGTTAGAGCCACTCGTCGCGATCGCTCCAGTTGTCACCGTCGTAGCGAGGGGCAGGGCGGCGATTGTCTTGGCGAGGGGGTACCGATCTCGCAGCATCAGCGCCGCGTTCGGCGGGTGCAGGCCGCGCGCGCGTCTCTGGAGCCGGGTTTTCAGCGGGACGGTTCGCCGATGCGGGCTGCCCCCAGGGGTCGTCTTCCCAACTGTTGTCTCGGCGAGGAGCGGCGGAGGCGGGATTAGGTCGATCTGCTGGAGACGCATCGCGAGCGTAAGGGTCATAGCCCTGATCATCGTAACCACGGTTTCCAGAGCGCTCTGTTTCAGCGTCGCGATAGTCGGCATCGCCGTAGCCTGGCTCAGGGGCGCTAGGCCGGTCGTAGCGTGGGTCATCGTAGGTCGATTGACCGTAACCCGCATCGCCATAGCTAGGGCGGGCGGGCTCAGAATTTTGCGTTCTTGGGGCGTCTTGACCGTAGTCTTGGCGGCCATAGCTGGGCTGATCATAGCTACGATAGTCGTCGGCAGCGGATGGGGTATCGGTCGACGGTCTGTAGTCTTGGCGATCGTAATCCTGGCGATCGTAGCCAGGTTGCCCATAGTCCTGGCGGCCATAGTCTTGACGTCCATAGTCCGATGTGGGCGGCTGGGGGCGGCTGGGTTCTTGGGGGCGGTCGTAGCCATTGCCATAGCCCTGGTCATAGCCAGAGTTGCCGTAGCTAGAGCCGCCGCTAGAACGTTCACTGTACCCCTGATTGCCGTAGCCCTGATCGCTGTATCCTGGGCTGTCGTAGTTCGGGTTGTTGTAACCCTGGCCGTTGTAGCCGGTCGTTCCGTAGGCCCGGTTGTCGTAAGCTGGGCTATTGTAGCGCTGGCCACCCGCTCCGCCACGATTGTCGTAGTCCCAGTCGTCGTCCCAGTTGCCCCAAGTAGTAGATCCCTGATAGCCGTAGTTGGGCCGCGCATCCAGGTCATCGTCGAAGGAGAAGGTCTTCTTTAGGGTATTGCCGATCTGGCCGAGGATGCCGCCTTCGGGAGCATCTTCAGCTTCGTAGAGGTAGGCCTCGCGGTTGAGGTCGTAGAGTTCGTCTTGCAGCTCGGCCTGGGCAATGTCGATGCCTCGCTCGTCGCTTTTCTCTAGGTAGTCGCGTAGCTCTTGCACTAGCCCTTCGATGCGGCGCCGGCGATCGCGGGCAAACTGCATGCCAAAGTCGAGGGCTACCTCCCGCAGCAGTCGCTCGGCCTGGAAAGTCAGCGCCTCGGCTCGGTTGCGCTTCTCAACTCGCTCGCGCTGGAGGCGATCGGTTTCGGCAAACTCCTCCGCCTCGCGAATCATCCGCTGCACTTCGCCTTCTTCGAGATTAGAAGCGCCCTGGACGGTCAAACTCTGCTCGCGCCCGGTGGTCTTATCCATGGCCGACACTTGCAGAATGCCGTTAGCGTCGATGTCAAAGGATACCAGCACCTGGGGTACGCCGCGCGGTGCGGGGGGAATGCCCATCAACTTGAAGCGACCCAGAGACTTGTTGTCGGCTCCCATTTCGCGCTCGCCCTGGAGCACGTGCACTTCTACCGAGGTCTGGTTGTTTTCAGAGGTGGAGAAAATATCCGATCGCCGCACCGGAATCGTGGTGTTGCGGGGAATCACCTTCTTCATCACGCCGCCGATAGTCTCCAGCCCTAGAGAGAGCGAGGTGACATCTAGCAGCATGATGTCCTGCACTTCCTGGGTGATGATGCCTGCCTGCACGGCAGCACCTACAGCCACGGCTTCGTCAGGGTTCACGTTTTGGCTGGGTTCGAGGCCGATCAGACCGCGCACCAAGTTCTGCACCATGGGCATGCGGCTGCCGCCGCCCACCAGCACCACTTCGTCGATGTCGTTGGGGGTGAGGCCCGCATCGCTGAGGGCCTGCTTGAGGGGCGCGCGCAGGGCGCTGACCAAGTCGCCGCAGAGGCCTTCGAACTGCGATCGGCTCAGGCGCGTCTCGATATGCTTAGGACCTTCAGGGCTAGCAGTAATAAACGGCAGGCTGATTTCGGTGCTGGCCACGCCAGAAAGCTCAATCTTGGCTTTCTCGGCCGCCTCAGTTAATCGCTGGAGCGCCTGACGATCTTTGCGTAGGTCAATGCCCTCTTTTTCAAGGAATTCATCGGCCAGCCAGTCAACAATTTTGGTGTCGAAGTTGGTGCCGCCCAGCTGGGTATCGCCCGAGGTCGAGCGTACCTCAAACACCCCATCGCCCACGTCGAGAATCGACACGTCAAAGGTGCCGCCCCCCAAGTCAAACACCAGAATGGTTTCGTTCTGCACCTGGTCGAGACCGTAAGCCAACGCTGCCGCCGTGGGCTCGTTCAAAATGCGCTTGACTTCCAGCCCGGCGATCCGCCCGGCGTTGCGGGTGGCCTGGCGCTGGGCGTCGTTAAAGTAGGCGGGCACGGTGATCACCGCCCCGGTCACTGGCTGGCCCAGGTAGCGACTGGCCTCATCCGCCAGCTTGCGCAGCACGATGGCCGAAATTTCTTCGGGGGCAAAATCTTTTTCAAGGCGGGGGCAGCGAATTTTGACGTTGCCTAAATCATCGCGGCGAATCGTGTAGGGCACCCGCTTAGAGGATGGGTCGAGCTCGGCGTAGCGACGACCCATATAGCGCTTGACACTATAAAAGGTGTTTTGGGGATTGAGCACCGCCTGCCTGCGGGCCATCTGCCCCACCAGCCGCTCGCCCTCTTTGCTAAACGCCACTACCGAAGGCGTAGTCCGCATCCCTTCGGCGTTGGCAATCACTACCGGCTTGCCGCCCTCCATTACAGAGACCACGGAGTTGGTCGTACCCAGGTCGATGCCAACTACTTTTCCCATGCGCTCTGGCGTCTCCTTATCTGTCGGACTGCGTGCTCAATGAAGGTTAGCACCGAGGGGGCATCGCTTCTGCCAACCTACTTACATCAACTTTCTTAATGATAGTCTGTCACAGGCTGGCCTAGATTCTACCGCACGGCTTTTGGAGGCTTAGTAAAGGTTGAAAGAGAGAGGATAAAGGTGATTGGCTTAGCAGTATCTCTGAGCCGAGGAATGGCCTAGACTGGAGCTATCTTGAGAGCGCTTAGCCTTCTTTGGTTTATGGTGCAGACGCGGCCCAGGTTCTATAGCTTTGAAGAATATCTGGCCTACGACGACGGCACGGAACATTTTTACGAGCTATTTAATGGAGAACTAATTGCGGTGCCACCAGAGTCGGGGCAAAACGTACAAATTGCCAATCGCCTGCTGCTAATCTTTGCACTGCTATTAGGAATAGACCGGGTGCGGGGGCATGGCCTGGAGCTAGAAGTCAGGGGTGAACCGAAAAATCGTTATCCTGACCTGACGGTAATTCAGCCTGAACACATTGAGCTATTGGCGAAGCGCAACACCATTCGCCTGACGATACTACCCCCAGCACTAGTGGTCGAGGTAGTTAGCCCTGGAGAATTGCAGTGGGAGCGCGACTACGTAGCTAAGCGTGCCCAGTACGAAGACTTAGGCATTCCTGAATACTGGATCATCAACCCCCAAGATCGCACGGTGCTGGTACTGGCGCAGCAGGGTCAGGGGTTTGCCCCGGTAGGAACCTTTGCCGGAGAGCAACGGATAGAGTCGGCCCAGTTCACAAATCTCACTCTGACCGCCGCTCAGCTTTTTGCGGCAGGGTTGCCGGAATAAAACGCCATTGTTAGAGGTGCAGTTTTATTGACCGCATCGCACCCTGCTCGCAGACTTTCAATGACAATCCTCAGGGTAACCACCCTCTATGCGCATCAACCTGAATATTCCTGATGAAGTCGCCCAATGCCCAACCTTTTCTAAGTCCGATTGGCTGCGGGAAATGGCGATTTCCCTGTTTGAGCAGGAGCGGGTTACCCTAGGCATCGCCAGCCAGATCGCAGGCATTCACCTGATGGAGTTTCAAAAAATCATCGGCAGTCGCGGCGTTTGTGCTCATTACGATGCCGAAGAGTTTGTTAAGGATATTGAAAACCTGCGCAGCCGGGGTTGGCTATGACCATTGTGAGCGATGCTTCATCCCTGGGCAGCTTGGCCCTGATTGACTGTCTCTGGCTGCTGGAGGCGCTCTACGGCACTGTGGTGATTTCAGATGTGGTGGCGCGGGAGCTGGCAACAGCTAAGAATGCTCGTATTCAGGCGGTGCTATCGGTCAGTTGGGTCAAGGTGCAGGTGCCGACGGAGAGCGCGATCGCAACCATCCAGCAGCAGGGCCAGCAGCTCGACCTGGGCGAAACCCAAACTCTGGCCCTAGCCCTTCAGCTCAACGCCGACGAACTGCTGATCAACGAGCGCAGAGGACGGCAGGTCGCCCAAGCGCTGGGTCTGTCGGCGATCGGCATCGTTGGCATTGTCATCGTCGCCAAGCAGCGGGCGCTGATTCCCAGCGTGCGACGGGTGATGGATGCCCTGGTGGAGCTGGCTGGTTTTCGCATCAGCCACCAGCTTTACCAAAAGATTCTTAAGTTTGTCGATGAAATCTAAGGTCTCAGCGAACGGGGTTCAGGTTTTAAGGTTCAGGGTTCAGGGCTGCACCTTAAACCCTAAACCCTAGACCTAATACCTCAAACCCGTTAGCCCTTGATACCCAGCAACTCCCCAGGTTCACCATCAAAATGACAGGATCCCTAGGTACACTGTCTTTAATGCAATAGTCCCCGCGCTCCAGGTTTTGTGATGACGGCCACCGTTCCCGCTCTCTCCGCCCAGTACGACCCCACGCAGACCGAAACCAAGTGGCAGGCTCAGTGGGAAGAGAACCAGGTCTTTAAAGCCGACCCCGACCACCCCGGCGAACCCTACTGCGTGGTGATTCCGCCGCCGAACGTGACCGGCAGTCTGCACATGGGCCACGCCTTTGAGAATGCGCTGATCGACACTCTGGTGCGCTACCAACGTATGGCTGGGCGCAACACCCTGTGGCTGCCGGGCACCGACCACGCCAGCATTGCGGTGAGCACGATTTTAGATCGGCAGTTCCAAGATGAGGGGTTGAAGAAGGAGGATGTGGGGCGCGATCGCTACCTGGAGCGCGCCTGGGAATGGAAGGCTGAGTCGGGTGGCACCATCGTCAACCAACTGCGTAAGCTAGGCGTCTCGGTGGACTGGAGCCGCGAGCGCTTCACCATGGATGAAGGGCTCAATACTGCGGTGCTGACCGCCTTTACCCAACTCTACGACGAGGGGCTGATCTACCGGGGTAACTACATGGTCAATTGGTGCCCCGCCAGCCAGTCAGCGGTGTCTGACCTAGAGGTGGAGCAGCGGGAGGTGGACGGCCACCTGTGGCACTTCCGCTACCCCTTTACCGATGGCTCGGGCTACCTGGAAGTAGCCACCACCCGCCCCGAAACTATGCTAGGTGACACGGCAGTGGCAGTGAACCCCAACGACGATCGCTACCGCGACATGGTGGGCAAAACTCTCACGCTGCCAATTGTGAATCGCGAAATTCCTGTCATCGCCGATGACTACGTCGATGCGGAGTTTGGCACCGGCTGCGTCAAAGTCACCCCTGCCCACGACCCCAACGACTTTGCCATGGGCCAGCGCCACAACCTGCCCATGGTCACCGTCATGAACAAAGACGGCACCATGAATGAAAACACTGCCCATTTTCAGGGGCTAGACCGTTTTGAAGCCCGCAGTGCAGTGGTGCGTCAGCTCGATAACGAAGGCTTTCTAGTGCGCATCGAGGACTACCGCCACACGGTGCCCTACAGCGATCGCGGCAAGGTGCCCATCGAGCCGCTGCTCTCCACTCAGTGGTTCGTCAAAATTCGGCCTTTGGCAGACAAAGCGTTGGACTATCTCGACAACCGCCAAGAGCCCAAGTTTGTGCCCGAGCGCTGGACGAAGGTGTACCGCGACTGGCTGGTCAACCTCAAAGACTGGTGCATCTCGCGCCAACTGTGGTGGGGCCACCAAATTCCGGCTTGGTACGCCGTTAGCGAAACCAACGGCGAAATCACTGACGACACTCCCTTTTTCGTGGCAGCCACCGAAGCAGAGGCTAGGGAAAAGGCCACCGATCGCTATGGTGAATGGGTGGAACTGGTGCGCGACCCCGACGTACTCGACACCTGGTTTTCGTCAGGCCTGTGGCCCTTCTCAACCATGGGCTGGCCCGATGAATCGGCTCAGGACTTCCAGACCTACTACCCCACGACCACCCTGGTTACCGGCTTCGACATCATCTTCTTCTGGGTGGCCCGCATGACTCTGATGGCGGGGCACTTCACCGACACCATGCCCTTTGAGACCGTCTATATTCACGGTCTGGTGCGCGATGAAAACAACAAAAAGATGTCGAAGTCGGCCAATAACGGCATCGACCCCCTGCTGCTGATCAACAAGTACGGCACCGACGCCCTGCGCTACACCCTGATTCGCGAAGTCACCGGAGCAGGTCAGGATATTCGCCTGGAGTACGATCGCAACACCGACGAATCCGTCTCGGTGGAAGCTTCTCGCAACTTCACCAACAAGCTGTGGAACGCCTCCCGCTTTGTAATGATGAACCTGGGCGGGCAATCTCCCGACAGCCTAGGTGTGCCCGATGTAGCGGGGCTGGAGCTGGCTGATCGCTGGATTTTGTCTCGCTTTAACCGAGTTGTGCAGAGCGTGCGCGACAACCTAGACCAGTACGGCATGGGCGAAGCCGCCAAAGACCTTTACGAATTTGTGTGGGGCGACTTCTGCGACTGGTACATCGAGCTGGTCAAGCCCCGCCTCCAAGGGGAAGGCTCGTCGAAGTTCACTGCAGCTCAGCAAACCCTAGCCTTTGTGCTCGACGGCATTCTCAAACTGCTGCACCCGTTTATGCCCCACATTACCGAGGAGCTGTGGCACACCCTCAACCAGGTGGGCAACGACCAGTTTTTGGCTGTGCAGCCCTACCCTACGGTGCAGCCTGACCTCATTGACGATGCCCTAGAGCAGCAGTTTGCTCTGGTGTTTAACACCGTGCGCACTGTGCGCAACCTACGGGCTGAGGCCGGTATTAAACCCAGCCTGCGCATTGAGACCATTCTCGAAAGCGAGAGTGCTGACGAGCGCCATATTCTGCAAGCCACCGCCGACTACATCAAAGACCTGGGCAAAATCGATACCCTGGTGATTCTCGGTGGCAAGCAGCCGGTCTCTACAGCCCACAGCGCAGAGGAAAGCGCCAGTGCGTCGAACGCCGTGGCAAAGCTGAGCGACAACCCGGTGGTGGCCGAAGTGCAAGGCTTCTGGCACAACCTGCTGCCCCTGCTTGACGACCCTCTGCACTACGGCGACTTGTTTTTTACCGCTTTGCGCCGTCCCGCT encodes:
- a CDS encoding Uma2 family endonuclease, with translation MVQTRPRFYSFEEYLAYDDGTEHFYELFNGELIAVPPESGQNVQIANRLLLIFALLLGIDRVRGHGLELEVRGEPKNRYPDLTVIQPEHIELLAKRNTIRLTILPPALVVEVVSPGELQWERDYVAKRAQYEDLGIPEYWIINPQDRTVLVLAQQGQGFAPVGTFAGEQRIESAQFTNLTLTAAQLFAAGLPE
- a CDS encoding valine--tRNA ligase; protein product: MTATVPALSAQYDPTQTETKWQAQWEENQVFKADPDHPGEPYCVVIPPPNVTGSLHMGHAFENALIDTLVRYQRMAGRNTLWLPGTDHASIAVSTILDRQFQDEGLKKEDVGRDRYLERAWEWKAESGGTIVNQLRKLGVSVDWSRERFTMDEGLNTAVLTAFTQLYDEGLIYRGNYMVNWCPASQSAVSDLEVEQREVDGHLWHFRYPFTDGSGYLEVATTRPETMLGDTAVAVNPNDDRYRDMVGKTLTLPIVNREIPVIADDYVDAEFGTGCVKVTPAHDPNDFAMGQRHNLPMVTVMNKDGTMNENTAHFQGLDRFEARSAVVRQLDNEGFLVRIEDYRHTVPYSDRGKVPIEPLLSTQWFVKIRPLADKALDYLDNRQEPKFVPERWTKVYRDWLVNLKDWCISRQLWWGHQIPAWYAVSETNGEITDDTPFFVAATEAEAREKATDRYGEWVELVRDPDVLDTWFSSGLWPFSTMGWPDESAQDFQTYYPTTTLVTGFDIIFFWVARMTLMAGHFTDTMPFETVYIHGLVRDENNKKMSKSANNGIDPLLLINKYGTDALRYTLIREVTGAGQDIRLEYDRNTDESVSVEASRNFTNKLWNASRFVMMNLGGQSPDSLGVPDVAGLELADRWILSRFNRVVQSVRDNLDQYGMGEAAKDLYEFVWGDFCDWYIELVKPRLQGEGSSKFTAAQQTLAFVLDGILKLLHPFMPHITEELWHTLNQVGNDQFLAVQPYPTVQPDLIDDALEQQFALVFNTVRTVRNLRAEAGIKPSLRIETILESESADERHILQATADYIKDLGKIDTLVILGGKQPVSTAHSAEESASASNAVAKLSDNPVVAEVQGFWHNLLPLLDDPLHYGDLFFTALRRPAFTMLWILVGLVALKFTGALVSAVDSTPIFSALMELVGLWVTVNFVRQNLLSGGDRARLNQTYQQWRHKVLDPDIAAPAPTPVLLPAPVPQEGSDDGAPTPHDEGHDTVRGDGEPNQKLFAGVTGTVQVLIPLTGVVDVDALRAKVEKDLGKVEAEIKSLSGRLSNPGFVDKAPADVVQGARNSLAEAEAQATILKARLAML
- a CDS encoding allophycocyanin subunit alpha-B → MSVVSQVILNADDELRYPTTGELKAIEEFLKTGEQRTRIAATLSENEKKIVDQASRELWRRRPDFIAPGGNAYGQKQRSLCIRDYGWYLRLVTYGVLAGDQTPIEAIGIVGVREMYNALDVPVPGMAEAIRCLKEASLNLLSDEDAAEAQPYFDYIIQAMS
- a CDS encoding DUF3368 domain-containing protein, producing MTIVSDASSLGSLALIDCLWLLEALYGTVVISDVVARELATAKNARIQAVLSVSWVKVQVPTESAIATIQQQGQQLDLGETQTLALALQLNADELLINERRGRQVAQALGLSAIGIVGIVIVAKQRALIPSVRRVMDALVELAGFRISHQLYQKILKFVDEI
- a CDS encoding DnaJ C-terminal domain-containing protein; the protein is MENFRNYYDILGVSREATFSDIKQAYRKLARQYHPDLNPGDQAAEDQFKLISEAYTVLSDDEKRAQYEKFSEYWQQEGFKKGQGKSVVSDFFGGRISLEDFGFGEFPDFNVFVDQLLNRRPARRSASDDDGYAANTATYSPSTTTGRRDAEADLTVPLEKAFRGGRERIRLEDGRSLEVNMPAGMVTGQRIRLRGQGVGGGNLYLRIQVDPHPFYTLRGNDVYCRVPITPSEAALGSTIDIPTLDGPLRTPLPQGAQTGQIIQLPGRGYPVGRDRGDQIVELEVVVPTGLSDREKALYEELRQTERFRPRADLFT
- a CDS encoding UPF0175 family protein, with translation MRINLNIPDEVAQCPTFSKSDWLREMAISLFEQERVTLGIASQIAGIHLMEFQKIIGSRGVCAHYDAEEFVKDIENLRSRGWL